Proteins found in one Herbiconiux sp. A18JL235 genomic segment:
- a CDS encoding SDR family oxidoreductase → MPEPEQQTPPGSEQELEQKPDHGEDSYVGSGRLTGKIALITGGDSGIGKAVAIAYAREGADVAISYLDEHEDAAETCALVEAAGRRVLSIPGDISDPAHCRAIVEQTVAEFGRVDVLVNNAAFQMDRPTIEDIPDEEWDYTWAVNVSAYFHLVKAALPHIPSGGSIIGSTSVQSDKPSPNLLPYAATKAAVASISASLAQMLAERGIRANSVAPGPIWTPLIPATMEPDKVESFGSQSPLGRPGQPAELAPVYVMLASDEASYVSGARIAVTGGTPIL, encoded by the coding sequence ATGCCAGAACCAGAGCAGCAGACCCCACCCGGCTCCGAGCAGGAGCTCGAGCAGAAGCCCGATCACGGCGAGGACAGCTACGTCGGCAGCGGCCGGCTGACCGGAAAGATCGCCCTCATCACAGGCGGCGACAGCGGTATCGGGAAGGCGGTGGCCATCGCCTATGCGCGCGAGGGCGCCGACGTCGCGATCTCGTACCTCGACGAGCACGAGGATGCCGCCGAGACCTGCGCGCTCGTGGAGGCGGCCGGGCGCAGGGTGCTGAGCATTCCCGGCGACATCTCCGACCCGGCGCACTGCCGGGCGATCGTCGAGCAGACCGTCGCCGAGTTCGGGCGCGTCGACGTGCTGGTGAACAACGCGGCGTTCCAGATGGACCGGCCCACGATCGAGGACATTCCCGACGAGGAATGGGACTACACCTGGGCGGTGAACGTCAGCGCCTACTTCCACCTCGTCAAGGCCGCGCTGCCGCACATCCCGTCAGGGGGATCGATCATCGGGTCGACGTCGGTGCAGTCCGACAAGCCGTCGCCGAACCTGCTTCCCTACGCGGCGACCAAGGCGGCTGTGGCGAGCATCAGCGCGTCGCTCGCCCAGATGCTGGCGGAACGCGGCATCCGGGCCAACAGCGTCGCGCCCGGGCCGATCTGGACACCCCTCATCCCCGCCACCATGGAGCCCGACAAGGTCGAGAGCTTCGGATCGCAGTCACCGCTCGGCCGCCCCGGCCAGCCCGCCGAACTCGCACCCGTCTACGTCATGCTCGCATCAGACGAGGCCAGCTACGTCTCGGGGGCCCGCATCGCGGTGACGGGCGGCACACCCATCCTCTGA